GCGTATGCGGCGCGCGAGATATCGCCCCTGCTGGAGCGCGGCGGGCGCCATGCCGGGCAGCGGATTGCCGTTTTCATCGGCGACGTGGGCTTGATCGCCCGCGATGAAGACTTCGGGATGCCCCGGAAGACTGAGATCGCCACCGACCATCACCCGCCGCTGCCGATCGAGCTTTGCCCCCAACCGAAGTCCCAGGGATGAGGCCTTGACGCCGGCGGCCCAAAGGACAGTCCGGCACGCGAGGCGTTTACTCCCGACGTCCAGGCCACTGGCGTCGATGTCGGTTACCGGGCTTTCGGTCCAGATCTGCACTCCGAGACTCTCGAGATCCCGAACTGCGCGGGCAGCGAGTTTGTCGTCGAACGTTGGAAGGATCCGCGGCCCGGCTTCAATCAAGATGATCCGGGCCAGCGCCGGATCGATCTGTCGAAAATCTCGCGTGAGTGTAAAGTGGCTCATCTCGCCAATGGCCCCCGCGAGTTCCACTCCGGTCGGCCCGCCGCCCACGATTACAAAGGTCAGCAGAGATCGTTTGACTTCGGGTTTGGTTTCCTTTTCCGCTTCCTCGAAGGCCGAAAGCACCCGTCGTCGAATCTCGGTCGCCTGTTCCAAGGTTTTGAGCCCCGGCGCGTATTCTTCCCAGGCCTCGTTGCCGAAGTACGCGTGCTTGGAGCCGCAGGCCAGAATGAGATAGTCGTAAGGATGATCGCCCGCGTCGCTCACCACTACCCGTTTGGACAAGTCGACGTCAAGCACTCGCTCTCGCAATACTCTGATGTTGCGAGCCCGGGACAGGATCCCGCGGATCGGTTCGGCAATTTCAGCCGGGCTCAACCCCGCGGTTGCGACCTGGTAGAGCAAGGGTTGGAAGAGGTGGTGATTGCGTTCGTCGATCAGGATGACGTCGATGTCGCGCGCGTTGGCGAGGCCTTTGGCTGCGTTGAGTCCTGCGAAACCGCCGCCGACGATGATTACGCGCTTCGTCATCACAGCAGGCTAGCCGCTTCGCGTTACCCGTCCAACCAGTTCACGAACTGTCCGTGGAAGCCGCACTCGGCAAGTACGCGATCCTCTCGTACGCCGCTTCCGGGCCAAAGAGAGAGTCGAAGCTCGCATACATCCACGGAACTCGCTTCCATGCGAAGCCACGCGAGGGGAGCCGTGGTATCCGCGGCAGCTCCCTTCTCCGCAAGCAGCGCCTCGACGCCCCGCCGGTCTTCGTGAGTCATGTAGTACCAGAAAACCGAGTGGAAGATGACCGTCACTCGACCGGGCGAAGGGGCGGCCAGCTTTGCTTCGAGCCAAGGCAGGGCGCGGGCTGCATCGATCTCGACCCGCGCGTTCCGCACTCGTTCTGCAGCCTGGGCAAAACGTTGGCGACGTTCGGGTTGATCGGGCCAAATGAACGAATCCAAGCGAAATTCCGCTTCCGCCTGGCTGAGGTCGATCGGAAACAGATCACACGCTGCGCGCTCCGCGACGACTAGCTTTGCATCGAGCTTTGGCGGAGGGCCAGACCACGCCGTGTCGAGCAGAGGCAAGGCATCTGCCGCCCCCCAATGGCAATCTCCAAGTCGATAGCGATACTGATCCCAAATATGATTGAGCCCAGCGCTTGCGCCCAACTCGAGCTGTCGCAGCGGCATTTCCGTAGCGGCGGCAAGCTCGAGAAAGCCTCCGAGCAGAACCGCCGAGCGACACACTTCGTTGGTTTGAACTTGTTCCTCGAGTTCAGGAACGATGCGATCGGCCTCAGCCGACACCGCTGCAAGAAAGGCTTCCTCCAACCGAGGCGATTCGGGCTTTCCACCCATGCTCGGGTAATGGCGCGCCAACTCGGGCAATTCGCCTTTCAAGACGAGACGATGGACCGCTCCAAACAGACGCATCGCCACCGCATCCAAGAGGGCATTGCCCGACCATCCTTCCAATAGGCTGGCTACCGGTCCGCCTTTTTCGAGATCCCGGGCACACGCACGAGAGAGCGCAGTGTACAGCGGTGAGCCGAGTCGCTCACAAATATCTGCCTGTGCGTCGAAATAGCGTATGACATCTCGAGTTTGCATACGGGCAGTGCTTCCAATGCAGCGGTCTAATATAGTAGACACTACGTGTCCACGTATCGATAGCATGCTTCGAGCGAGACGGAGGTGTACTGGTGACGCATTCCATGATGACACGACTCGGGTTCCCTGCAGCCGCCGTGACACTGGCAATCTTGCTGGCTCCCAGTTTCGCTTCACCGGCAGACGCAAAACCCGATCGTCCCAACATCATCATAATGGTGGCGGACGATCTCGGTTGGGCCGACGTCGGGTTCCGGGGTGGTCCCATCGAGACCCCCTCCCTCGATCGTCTGGCCGCCGAGGGCACCGAGCTGCACCGCTTCTACACCACTCCGATCTGCTCTCCTACTAGAGCTGCCTTGATGACGGGACGGGACCCGATCCGGCTGGGCGTCATGTACGCGGTGATCATGGCTTGGGATACCAACGGCATTCATCCCGATGAACACTTCATGCCGCAGTCCTTTCAGGCGGCCGGTTACCAGACCGCCATGGTGGGCAAGTGGCACCTCGGCCATGCGCAACAGAGTTACCACCCGAACGAACGCGGCTTCGAGCATTTCTATGGCCATCTCCACACTGAGGTGGGGTACTACCCGCCCTTTGCCAATCAGGGCGGCAAGGACTTTCAGCAAAACGGCAAGTCGATCGAGGGTGATGGCTACGAGACGTTTCTCTTGAGCACTGAAGCATCGCGCTGGATCAAGGCGCGGGACAAAGAGAAACCGTTCTTTCTCTACATGCCGTTCATCGCCCCCCACACTCCACTCGACGCGCCACCCGAACTGAAGAAGAAGTACGAAGACATCGAAACCGATCTCGAACCCGCGCGCAGCAAGGGAACCGACGGAACCCGGCTCATGGCCAAACTCTTGCTGCGCCCGAGTGCGCGCCCGATGTACGCTGCCGTGGTCGATGCACTCGATCAGGCAATCGGCCGGGTGCTCGACACCCTCGACGACGAGGGCATCGCAGAAAATACCATTGTGCTCTTCTTCAGTGACAACGGCGGCGCCGCGTATTCAGTCGGGGGAGCCGACAACGCCCCTCTGCGCGGGGGCAAGGGGGATACCTTCGAGGGCGGCATCCGCGTGGTTTCATTGCTGCGATGGCCCGGCAAGGTCGCGGCGGGGGCAAAGATGGACCAGATCATGACCGCGATGGATGTCTTCCCGACCCTTGCTAGCGCGGCCGGGATTAAAACTCGCAACCGACGTTCGCTTGACGGACGCGACATGTGGCCCGCAATCGCCGAAGAAAAGAAAATATCCCGCAAGGAGTACATCTATTTTGGTTCGGAAACGCCCATCTACGGTTCGATCTCATTGACGGCGTTCAACGACGAATGGAAGTTGGTACAGGAAGTCGAACAGGAACAGATTTCGGCAACCGTCACCAACTACTTGTTCAAGATCAGCGAAGACCCCAACGAATACAACAACCTCGCTGCGGCTCATCCGGATGTGGTCGCGGACCTGGCGACCAAGATTCACGACTGGCGCGCGCTGTATCCCATCAGCGGAACCCGTAGCCAACTCGTCCCGCCTCCGGGCTGGAGAGCACCCAAGGACTGGGCCAGTTATCCGATTCCACTAGATGAGTTGCAGGACGAACCCGCCCCGGGGATGCCACCGCCCGGACTCGAGAAATTACTCGATCGCATGCACGGAGAACGCGGTCGCCTGATCTACGACTGCGCTCCGAAATGGTGGCTTGCCGGGGTCTGCCTCGAGGAAGACTGAACTGGAGACCTACTACTTAACTTTGTGTAGAAGTCATGCTGACTGTGCAGCTGACGTCTCAGTGCTTCCTGGAGTGCCCCCTGGGTTGAGACTCGGGGCCGGGTCGACGGTTCTACGGATCGAGTCGCTTCTTCGCCCTGCCGATCCGGAGGGAAACTGATCGCGTCGCTGGCCTGTCCGGTACGCAACGAGGCTTCCCAGGCTATGCCCAAAACGCTCTCGCTCTTGATTGTCGACGACAACCCCGGCGATCGAGAAATCTACACTTGCTTCCTCCAGAAGGACACCGAGCGCACCTACCAGATCCACGAAGCTGCCACGTTGGAAGAGGCGCGCCAGTGCATCGCCAAAACGAACTTCGACGTCGTGTTCCTCGACTACGGTCTTCCCGATGGCCCAGGACTCAAGTTGATCGAATGTCTGGAAGAGAATTCAGACGAAACTCCCGCGGCAACGGTCATCATGCTCACGGGGCAAGGGGGGGAAGAGATTGCCGCCGAGGCGCTGCGGGCCGGGATCAGCGACTACATCATAAAAGACAGTTTCAATGCTCAAGTCTTGATTCATGCCGTAGAAGCCGCTTTGTCCCGGGCGCGTCTGCGGCGCAAGCTCAAGCATCGCAACGACGAACTCCGCGCGCTGGCGAGCACGATGGCCCACGACCTTCGAACGCCCCTTGCCACCACGCAGAAGTCGGCTGCGATTCTGAAGCGGAGCGCTGCGGACAAGCTCAACGACAAAGAACGGCGAATACTCGATCGCATCATCGCGAGTCATCAGCGCATGGACCGCTTGATGGTCGACATGATCAAATACTCGCGAGTCGACGCATCCAAGGAGCCGACCCACCCGATATCGCTCCCAGAAGTTTTGCACGAGGTGCTGTTGGATCTCGAGGGCCAGATCGATGAATCCGGGGCATTGATTTCGATTGGGTCCCTGCCGATTGTTGTGGGCGAGCACCATCATTTTCGATCCCTGTTCATGAATTTGATCGGCAACGCAATCAAGTTTTCCGCCGATGCACCACCCGAGATTCGGATATTCACCGAAAAATTCGACGACGAATCCGCAGTCTGTGTTGAAGACCAGGGCATCGGGCTGGATTGCCGGCACGCGAGCCGGATATTCGAAATCTTCCAACGTCTCCATACCGAGGACGAGTACTCGGGAACGGGGCTAGGGCTGGCGATCTGCAAGAAGATCGTCGGAAATTGGGGCGGGCGAATCTGGGTCGATTCCGTTCCGGGAAACGGCTGCCGCTTCTATTTCACAGTCGAAACCGCAAAGAAATATGCGAGTCTACCTGCACCCCGCGTGCGTCCCAAGAGACGACGGCCTGTCTGGGTTGCGATCGGCCACGAGTCTGGGAACAACCAGCAGGCGCGAAACATCAGCTCGACCGGTATCGGGATCTACTGCGACCCCTCGTCAAACGCTCTCACGGTCGGCCAGGAGATCGATCTAAAGCTCGAGTTGCCGTCCCTGTTGCCATTCGCATTGAACGGCATCGTTCGACACGTCACCCAACAGTCGAGTGTGTCGAGCCATGTTGGAGTCGAGTTCTTCGGACTCGAGACGGATCAACGGGCGCACATCTGCCACTACATCGATCATCGCGAATAGTCCGAATCCTCCGCCCCACCGCTTGCGCAATCGATGTCACGCTTGATCACCGGCATTTCAGGCGAACAACCACACCCGAACTCACCACCCGCCCCTTCGCGATCAAACCCAGATCCCCGATCATGCACGTAGGTAGGAAGCGCAAACGTGACAGCTAGTTGCGCTCACGGTCCGGCGAGTAGCGGCGTATGGCGGCATGGAGGGGTGTGGGGGACGGCTCCACGGCTCCAGACGGCTCCAACGAACTCGACTTCAAATTCGTAGCAATGGCGTACGAACACCTCTTGTCTTTGGGGACTGAACCGCATCATTCAAAATTACCTGCGGTAGATTCATCCAGCATGAGCGCGGCACCCCCGCGGCACTGGCTTTTTCTACTAAAGGGGCACCCAACGCCCTTTCCTGAATCGAATTAGGAGAGACGACCCATCTCCAGATCTGCCTGCTACTCGCAAACCCATTGATTATCGAGCTTTTTGCAATGATCCGGCGAGCCGCGCATATCCCATAGTTAGAGATATAGGGCTTACGCGCGTCGCTGGCCTGCACCATCGCTACATCTGGGGGAAAGCGGCTTAGTCGTTGCTCGGCAACACGCACGGGTGGTGTTGTTGGCTTCGAATGCGAGTTGAGGACCCGCAGGGTCTCCGTTCCCAAGAGTCAGTTTCCCGTGTACCTGTGCAGGATCCAGTACGGATAAACCAGGACGATCACAGCGCCCAGCACGCCGAGCATCCCGCGGTGCCAGTTTCGGGGCCGGATCGTGCGCCCCCCCTTGCGAAACAGCACGGTCTCCCGAAGATCGCGGTGCGTAGAGAGGTAGATCATACAAAACAGGGAGGGTAGGAAGAGCGCCATAACCAGACGCGCACCAGATGCGATGGGCGCGTAGAACGAGTACAGGAGCAGATGGCCGAGGATGTGGCTGGTGATGAAGCCGGTTACGACCCAGCGATCGTCATCGAATAGGACTCGACCCATCGCCGAGCGCGCCCGTACCGAGATGGTAAGGATCAGAACGAGGTAGAGGGCCAAAAGGCCCGCGGCCGCGGGTTGATGCTTGGCTTTCTTCATTACCCTCACGAAGCCGTTGGCGGTTCGGCCGGCGATCTGACTCGCCGTGTGCTCACGAAGATACTTGCGAAGGCTCGGAATCTCCTCTGCGGGCATGTCCGGCCAGTGCAGACGGTCCCCGTGCGCCCCCGTCGTAGCCTTTGCTTCTGCGAAGGAATCACACCAGACATAGAAGGTCGAATTGACGTTGTAGAACCAGTGGCCGAAGCGCTCCTTGCTCGTCTGGATGTAAGGGAAGACGGTCATGAGGAAACCTGCGAGCAGCAGCAACATGGCGAGGGGACGCCGCCAGCCAATCGGCGTCGGCGCTCCATTGCGTAACGAACGTCGAAGGTCGACTATTGCGCCCACAGCACTCCAGGCCAGGAGCAGGATTAGAAATGGCAGGAGCGACGCCTTGGTCAACTGCGACACCCCGGTGGCGACGCCGGTCAGCAAAGCCAGCCACCATGACGGTCGGTGCAGCACGCGCAGCGCTAGCAGAAACGCAAAGAAGCTCATCGTGTAGAACAGAATCTCAGCCTGTGCGTACGCCGATTTGTAGACGAATACGCCAAAGGCAGCGATCAAAGCGAAGGTTGTCGCCTCGAGTGGAGGAAGCCATTGCCGCGACACCCACCAGATGGCGACCAGCGACAGCATCGAGAGAATAATGTTCAGGTGTTTGACCCGGTTGAAGAAAGCTTCCTCGCTCATCCCGTCCTGATAAACGAGGCTGGCTAGAAAGGGGAAGGCGGGCATTCGATTTCGTCCGCCAACGTACGCGTAGTCCGTCTTGGCTATCTCGCGGGCGTAATTCAAGTAGGCGCCTTGGTCCGTCCGATGAATTTGATCGTTGACCCGGTGGAGGTGCTGCCATGCACCCACCCAATAGACGAGCGCAAGCAACACCATGACCGTGGGCACAAGCCAGTGTGGCAGAGACTTTTTGGCTGTAAGCACGCACTATCCTCGGCAATGAGAGTCAGCGCACGAAAGTAGACCACCCTGACGCGACCGTGAAGGTCGATACCCGTGCATCGTCAATAATCATAACTGCCCTATGTAGTCCTTCGAAGTTTCCGCGAGTAGCGATGGTGCAGCCCCTCGAGCACGATCCGGATCTTCTCCTCCGGCGCGAACTTCCTGCGGGTCCTACGTCGGATCTCACGAACTGCTGATTCGGAGGATTGCTTTCTTCTTCCTGCCATTTCGAGACTCTCCTCGGGGCACGAGACCCCGTGATGTGTCTCTTAACTTAGGGCATCCAAATGTCCGAGTTCTGCTGACGGGAAACACTCAACGCCCAACCCCCTCAACCCCTCGAAACCACACCCGACTTCACCACCCGCCCCCGCGCGATCAATCCCAGATATCCGATCATGCACGTAGGTAGGAAGCGCAAACGTGACAGCTAGTTGCGCTCACGGTCCGGCGAGTAGCGGCGTATGGCGGCATGGAGGGGTGTGGGGGACGGCTCCACGGCTCCAGACGGCTCCAAGAATCCGCACGACAGATTCAAGCTCAAACGCACACGAGTATCCCCCGCAGCCCTTGTGCCCTCGCTCGAGGAGCAGTCATCCGACGGCCTTGCACGGTTGCAGGAGAGGTGACGGCCTGGTTCGTGCCACGTGACGGTCGTCGAAGATCACCGACGACTAATGCGAGTGTCGGAGGCCCGCCGCCTCGCCGTCATATTCGTGTGGAGTGATCATAAAGCTCAGCCCTTGGCAGAGCTCTTCGGGACTCGCGCTCAATAGACCTGGAATAGCACTGCGTCGGCGTCCTCAAACACAACATTCAAGCCGGCCTGCTCCATTTTTTTCACCCAATAATCCGCTCTGTCACCGCGTTCAGGCGGAGTGAGGTGAATTACCACGTAACGAACGGAGCCCCCTGCGAGCTCTGCCTTGATTTGCTCCTGTTTCATGCCCCTCATGCGGCCAACGAGGGATTCAACTACGCGACCGACTGCGTAGCCCTCGGCGATGGGCAGACCGTGGTCGGTTTGGTATGCCAGGTAGAGCGCGATGTTCGTAGAGGTGAGCGGAAGATCGAGGATCCCGAAACGCAGCTCATCCCTCGGGATGGCCGCGTAGACCGCTGGAGGAATCACGTTCGTGTGCTGTCGGGCGACGGAAAAATAGTCGAAGAAGATCACCATGGCGGCACCCAGAACGAAGGCGTGCTGGCGCCAACCGGGGGTTAGGCCATCGCGTACACGTCCGATTCCTACCGCCACCAAGATACCGAGAAAGAGATACACCACCAGCATCCCTCGGTTGGGTGCGCGCAGCGAGTCGAGGAATGGCAACGCCTGCAGGAGCCGAGTGGGCAGCACAACTGGAGTCAGCACTCCCGCCACCCTAAGGTGTGCTCCCATGCTGAGCAGCAGGAACGCCAGCGCACCGCACGCGAAGCGAGATGCAGCCGCCGGTACTCGGTTGAGCGCCACGCAGGCAAGAGCCAGACAACTCCAGCCCAAGTAAGCTGTGCTACCGGCTGGGAACCAGCCGTTCAAGGGGAAACGTGCGTTGAGTCGTTGCAAGGGCGGCCATTCCGCAAGCAGATGTTCGGTGTGTGGCGCAATGAGCGCTGTTACGTCTGCCACGAAAATGTCGTAGCCGGTGTTCCCCATCACGTCCATGTCCCTACTGCCGGTGGAAACCATGAAGACAATCCATGGCGAAAGCGGCAGGATTCCCGCGCCCACCACAATAAGCGTGGTTCGCAGTACGTCCGGCAGCACCACTTCACCGCGTCGCCACGCCAGATAGACATACGCGAAGGCCACAAAAAATAGGGCGTAGATGAAGTGGTACCAGCTGCACGCGGCGTTCAACAGGAAAAAGAAGGCCGCGACTGCGGTATCGCGGGCGGCGGAGGTACGCACGGCCCGAATGAAGTAGAGCACGAAGAAGGGCAGAAACTGGATCGACGAGATGTTCATGTGCGCCAGCGCGTAGCCGTAATGCACCGGGCTGAAGGCGTACACGAAGCCCGCGACAAGGCTGGTGGCGGAGTCCCGTGTGAGGTATCGGCACAGGGCGAACGCACCGAGGCCCCCGATCACGAAAGTGTGAAGCTGCAAGAGGTTGTAGATTGCCGGAAGAGTCAAAAAAGCGCGCAGGGGAATCGCGAGCACAAGGTTGTACCAGGAGTAGACGTGGTATTCGAGGGAGGTGCCTTCCGGGAAGAAGAAGAGGTCTGTAAAGCGGAGCGTCGCATCGCCGCGTCCGAGCAGTGCGTCATGCCCCCACCACAGCGTCCAGAGGTACCCGGGCTGATCCGAGGGCGGACCCAGGACTGCCGTTTCGAACTCCGCGAACAGCGGATGGAAGAATGCCAGCGTACAGCCAATGTAGACAGCGGCAGCGATCCAGATATCGAAGCGCCAGAGTCGAGGTTCGTCGATGAGCGAGGTGCACGGTCCGCGCTGGGTGGCGCGCATGAGTCTGGCGAAGACCGTGGCCACTCCCCACACGAAAACCGGGGTGACTGTGATGGTCCAGGCCGAATGAATGTCCACCACTCCGAGCGTGTGAAGGAAAAGCGCGAGGGCAGCGAAAACTGCGACGAAAACCGCAGCAATCTCGTTGGCACTCTTTGACATGACCGCTCCACGGGCCGCTCATTGAACGCGCAGGATGGAGCTTAGGGCAGGTCTCGACCGGTCTCACCGACGCATCCCTGCACCAACCTCGCAGACAAAGCCACCACCCGCCCCTTCGCGATCAAACCCAGATCCCCGATCATGCGCGTAGGTAGGAAGCGCAAACGTGACGGCTAGTTGCGCTGACGGTCCGGCGAGTAGCGGCGTATGGCGGCATGGAGGGGTGTGGGTGACGGCTCTACGGCTCCGGACGGCTCCAACGAACTCGACTTCAAATTGGTTGCAATGGCGCACGATCACCTCCCATTGTTGGGACCTGTTTTCGGCGTTCAATCGCAACCCTTGGTTTCACAGTACACCAAGCCGGAATCCGCAATGAACGACGATCAGCGACTGCGGAATCACGAAAACCGCCCCTGGGTTCGCTCGCGACCCGTGAAGGCGATGTTCTGCCCGCCCGAGTATGCGGACCTCGAAACCATTGCTGAGGGCTGGGGAGTGCCGGTCTCGACGGCGATGTTGTGGGCGATTGTCGTCGGTGAACTCGCGAGATGGCGACGCCAAGCCCCGGAGTACGGCAAGAACGGCATTGCGATTGCCTCCGCGATCACGGTACTCCGACTCAAGAGTTTGGAGGACGGGAGCGATACCACTGCGGTAGACACACTAGAAGAGGATTGATCCCGAAAATGGCGCAATCTCGCGCACCGCTGGCGCTCATTCTCCGGGCCCACGGAATCCGCCGTGTCGATCTCGCTGCAATCGCCGGGGTGGACCTGAAGGTGATCCATCGACTGTGTCGGGGAGACTTCAACGGGATGAAGATCGGGACGTTGTCTCGAGTTGCGTATACCCTGGGCTTATCATCTGCCGATCTCGTGCCCGCCCTTGTAGAGCGGCCAGCCGTCGAAATTGTTCGGCAGTTGCACCGTCGGCCTGGTCCGATCATGTATAGGTGGTCACCGAAGCGTACACTCCACGATCGCGAACCAGTCGGTGGAATGAGTTAGACGTTCAACTGAGTTCCTGCTCGGCCCACCGACCGAGCATTCGCTCAGTCTTGGCTCGAACCTCAGTATGGGCCTCGACTATCTCAGCCTCAAAATCGATCTGCGTAATCGGTTGAGCGCGATACATGGCCTCATCATATCTGTCTTTGAGTAGCCTGTGATATCTGACAATCCCATGCATCGAGCCACCCAAGCGTGTCATTTCTCGACAGCGTTCGGAGTCAGCTCCTGGATGCTTGTTGATTACCCTTAAGGCTAGTACTGCATCGATGTGATGAAGTGACGA
This genomic interval from Myxococcales bacterium contains the following:
- a CDS encoding NAD(P)/FAD-dependent oxidoreductase, which codes for MTKRVIIVGGGFAGLNAAKGLANARDIDVILIDERNHHLFQPLLYQVATAGLSPAEIAEPIRGILSRARNIRVLRERVLDVDLSKRVVVSDAGDHPYDYLILACGSKHAYFGNEAWEEYAPGLKTLEQATEIRRRVLSAFEEAEKETKPEVKRSLLTFVIVGGGPTGVELAGAIGEMSHFTLTRDFRQIDPALARIILIEAGPRILPTFDDKLAARAVRDLESLGVQIWTESPVTDIDASGLDVGSKRLACRTVLWAAGVKASSLGLRLGAKLDRQRRVMVGGDLSLPGHPEVFIAGDQAHVADENGNPLPGMAPAALQQGRYLARRIRKMVRGGSYPDFRFHDKGQMATIGRRRAILESGNIKFAGITAWAAWLVIHIYYLAGFKNRLFVVLQWVWSYFTYRRGARLIVGKDWRFYPEETDDSVERQ
- a CDS encoding DUF2332 domain-containing protein, whose product is MQTRDVIRYFDAQADICERLGSPLYTALSRACARDLEKGGPVASLLEGWSGNALLDAVAMRLFGAVHRLVLKGELPELARHYPSMGGKPESPRLEEAFLAAVSAEADRIVPELEEQVQTNEVCRSAVLLGGFLELAAATEMPLRQLELGASAGLNHIWDQYRYRLGDCHWGAADALPLLDTAWSGPPPKLDAKLVVAERAACDLFPIDLSQAEAEFRLDSFIWPDQPERRQRFAQAAERVRNARVEIDAARALPWLEAKLAAPSPGRVTVIFHSVFWYYMTHEDRRGVEALLAEKGAAADTTAPLAWLRMEASSVDVCELRLSLWPGSGVREDRVLAECGFHGQFVNWLDG
- a CDS encoding sulfatase-like hydrolase/transferase, whose translation is MTRLGFPAAAVTLAILLAPSFASPADAKPDRPNIIIMVADDLGWADVGFRGGPIETPSLDRLAAEGTELHRFYTTPICSPTRAALMTGRDPIRLGVMYAVIMAWDTNGIHPDEHFMPQSFQAAGYQTAMVGKWHLGHAQQSYHPNERGFEHFYGHLHTEVGYYPPFANQGGKDFQQNGKSIEGDGYETFLLSTEASRWIKARDKEKPFFLYMPFIAPHTPLDAPPELKKKYEDIETDLEPARSKGTDGTRLMAKLLLRPSARPMYAAVVDALDQAIGRVLDTLDDEGIAENTIVLFFSDNGGAAYSVGGADNAPLRGGKGDTFEGGIRVVSLLRWPGKVAAGAKMDQIMTAMDVFPTLASAAGIKTRNRRSLDGRDMWPAIAEEKKISRKEYIYFGSETPIYGSISLTAFNDEWKLVQEVEQEQISATVTNYLFKISEDPNEYNNLAAAHPDVVADLATKIHDWRALYPISGTRSQLVPPPGWRAPKDWASYPIPLDELQDEPAPGMPPPGLEKLLDRMHGERGRLIYDCAPKWWLAGVCLEED
- a CDS encoding response regulator; protein product: MPKTLSLLIVDDNPGDREIYTCFLQKDTERTYQIHEAATLEEARQCIAKTNFDVVFLDYGLPDGPGLKLIECLEENSDETPAATVIMLTGQGGEEIAAEALRAGISDYIIKDSFNAQVLIHAVEAALSRARLRRKLKHRNDELRALASTMAHDLRTPLATTQKSAAILKRSAADKLNDKERRILDRIIASHQRMDRLMVDMIKYSRVDASKEPTHPISLPEVLHEVLLDLEGQIDESGALISIGSLPIVVGEHHHFRSLFMNLIGNAIKFSADAPPEIRIFTEKFDDESAVCVEDQGIGLDCRHASRIFEIFQRLHTEDEYSGTGLGLAICKKIVGNWGGRIWVDSVPGNGCRFYFTVETAKKYASLPAPRVRPKRRRPVWVAIGHESGNNQQARNISSTGIGIYCDPSSNALTVGQEIDLKLELPSLLPFALNGIVRHVTQQSSVSSHVGVEFFGLETDQRAHICHYIDHRE
- a CDS encoding helix-turn-helix transcriptional regulator, with translation MAQSRAPLALILRAHGIRRVDLAAIAGVDLKVIHRLCRGDFNGMKIGTLSRVAYTLGLSSADLVPALVERPAVEIVRQLHRRPGPIMYRWSPKRTLHDREPVGGMS